The stretch of DNA CGGCGGCAACACGGTGCCGTTTTACGGGCGTCACCAGGCGGGAATCGCGACCGAACCCCAGGCTCACGTCACCTATGTCAGCTTGACTCTGCTCGATCACGTCGACCGCGCCGCCCTCACACGCCTGATGCGCCTGCTCACCGATGATGCCGCCCGCCTGACCCAGGGCAGGCCGGCGCTGGCCGATTCCGAACCGGAGCTCGGCACCGCGCCGGCACGATTGACGGTGACATTCGGGTTCGGCCCGGGATTCATCGCCCGCGCAGGCGGAGTGGCTCCGGACTGGCTCGGGCCCCTGCCGCCCTTCGGCATCGACCGGCTCGACCCGGCGTGGGCCGAAGGCGACCTGCTGATCCAGGTCGCCTCCGATGATGCTCTGACCCGTGCCCACGCCATTCGGATGCTGCTCAAAGACACCCGCACTTTCGCATCCGTCGGCTGGACCCAAGCAGGGTTCAGGCGCGCACGGGGCACGGAGCAATCGGGCACGACCATGCGCAACCTGTTCGGCCAGGTCGACGGCACCGTGAATCTCACCCCCGGCACCGACGATTTCGACGAACTGGTCTGGTGCCCCGACGGCTGGCTGGCCGGCGGTACCAGTCTGGTTCTGCGGCGCATCCAGATGAACCTTGACACCTGGGATCGTCTCGACCGCGGCGGCCGCGAGCAGTCCGTCGGCCGATTCTTGTCGAATGGGGCTCCGCTGACGGGCAGCGGGGAACATGACGAGCCCGACTTCACCGCCACCACACCGATCGGTTTCCCGGTCATCCCCGAGTTCTCGCACCTCGCTCGGGCCCGGTCAGAGAATGCGAAGGAGCGCATCTTTCGGCGCGGGTATAACTACGACGAGACACCCCTCGGAGGGTCAGTCTCGAATTCGGGGCTGCTTTTCGCCTCGTTCCAGGCCGATGTCACGGCTCAGTTCGTGCCCATTCAACGGCGGCTCGACGAGCTTGACCTCCTCAACGAGTGGACGACGCCGATCGGCTCCTCCGTTTTCGCCGTTCCGCCCGGATGCGCAGAGGGAGGTTTCGTCGGCGAGACGCTGCTCGGGTAGGCGCCCCGGTCGCTTCCCCCGCCCGCCCGTGCCGCTGTGCTATCGTGTGGTCCGACCACACATGCTCGCCCGCACCAGAGAGGATCCCATGCCCGCCGAACCACGCGCCTGGGAGCTCGTCCTGCGGCACATCGAGCGTGAGATGCTCGATGGTGCATTGCAGCCCGGCGACCACCTACCCCCCGAACGCACTCTGGCCATCGAACTCGGTGTGGGCCGTTCCAGCGTGCGTGAGGCCGTGCGCGTACTCGAGGGGTTCGGGCTCATTCGCACCCAAACCGGCTCGGGCCCCCGCGCCGGCGCGATCATCATCGCCACCCCTCAGGGCGGCATGTCGGCCCTGATGCGTCTGCAGGTCGCGGCCCAGGGCTTCGCGGTGACCGACATCGTCAAGACGCGATTGCTTCTCGAGACCCAGATCGTGCGCGGTCTGGCGGATGCCGTCGCGCCGGCCGCCCTCGACGCCGCACGCCTGCTGCTGGTCGCGATGGATGACCCCGCGCTCAGCCCTGCCGGGTTCCTCGCTCTCGACGCCCAGTTCCATGTGGCACTGGCGGAGGCCTCGGGCAATCAGGTCGTCACGGCGATCATGGCGGGCCTGCGAGATTCGGTCGAGAGCTACGCTCTGGCGGGCCTTCCCGCGCTGCCCGATTGGCGTGCCACGGCGGCGCGACTGCGCAGCGAGCACCACCACATCGTCGACGCAATCGATGCCCGAGATGCCGCGAGCGCCGGCATCCGGATTCATGACCACATCTCCGGCTACTACGCCGAAACCCATCTCACCGGGCGGTTGCCCGACCAATTGAAGGAGTCCCGCCCGTGGTGAAACGCCAGTTCCCCAACCCGCTCGAGCTCGCCGAGCTGATGAAGTTCAAGACGCCGACGATGAACCCGACCGACCGTCGACTTGAGAAGGCGCTGACCATCGCCGACCTGCGCTCCATCGCCAAGCGTCGCACGCCGAAGGCGCCGTTTGACTACACGGAGGGCTCGGCCGAGGGTGAAATCTCGCTGGCCCGTGCCCGCCAGGCGTTCCAGGACGTCGAGTTTCACCCGGCAATCCTGCGCAACGTGCCCGTCGTCGACACGAGCTGTGAGGTCTTGGGCGGTCCGAGTGCGATGCCATTCGGTATCGCACCGACGGGCTTCACCCGCATGATGCAGACCGAAGGCGAGACCGCGGGGGCCGGCGCGGCTGGCGCGGCGGGCATCCCCTTCACGCTCTCGACGCTCGGCACCACGTCGATCGAAGACGTGAAAGCCGCGAACCCCTCAGGCCGTAACTGGTTCCAGCTCTACGTCATGAAGGACCGCGAAGTCTCGTACAACCTCGTCCGCCGCGCCGCCGCCGCGGGCTTCGACACGCTGTTCTTCACGGTCGACACCCCGGTCGCCGGGGCCCGCCACCGCGACAAGCGCAACGGATTCTCGATTCCGCCGCAGCTGACCCCGGGCACCGTGATCAATGCACTGCCCCGTCCGGCCTGGTGGATCAACTTCCTCACGACACCGAAACTCGAGTTCGCCTCGCTCTCGTCGACGGGCGGCACCGTGGGTGAACTGCTCAACGACGCCATGGACCCGACGATCTCGTTTGACGACCTGGCGACGATCCGGTCGATGTGGCCGGGCAAGCTCGTCGTCAAGGGCGTGCAGACCGTCGAAGACGCGAAGCTTCTGGCCGACCTCGGCGTGGACGGCATCGTGCTCTCGAACCATGGTGGACGCCAACTCGACCGCGCCCCGATCCCCTTCCACCTGCTGCCCGCCGTTGCTCGCGAGGTCGGGAACGATCTCGAGGTGCAGATCGACACCGGCATCATGAACGGCGCCGACATCGTCGCATCCGTCGCGCTCGGCGCCGACTTCACGCTCATCGGTCGCGCCTACCTCTACGGCCTGATGGCCGGCGGGCGCCGCGGCGTCGACAAGACCATCGAGATTCTGCGCACCGAAATCGAGCGCACCATGAAGCTGCTCGAAGTCGCCTCCCTCGACGAGCTCAGCCCGAAGCACGTCACGCAGCTCGCCACCATGATGCCGATCGCTCGCCCGCTGACGGATGCCGCGGCTGCGGTTCCCGAAAAGAAGGCGCCGGTGCGAAAGCCGGTCGCCGCCCAGGCGACCACGGCTCCGGCACCGGCACCGAAGGCAGCCGCACCCGCGAAGAAAGCCACCACGCCCAAGGCCCCGGCCGCGCAGACAGCTGCCAGCGCTGCGCCGACGACCACGACCGCCGCCAAGAAGGCCCCGGCCACCAAACCCGCCGCCAAGAAGGCCCCGGCCACCACACCCGCCGCCAAGAAGGCCCCGGCCGCCACACCCGTCGCCAAGTAGCCGCCACACCTCTGCCCCGGTGCGGTCAGATCGTCGCCACGCATTCCGCAGACCGACGAGCTGGCCGCACCGGGGCATCAGCCAACCGCCGAACGAATCGTGCGTACCATTCAGTGATGGCGCTGGACCGACGCCGAAGGCCCGCGCGCGCATCCGTCCCTCTATTCCCGTCATCGAAGCCGGAGTTGACCCCATGACCGAATCGACCAGGCCGCCGAGAGACCCGCAGGATGGCGACGGATGCGCATGCCAGCCACCTCGCCACTCGGAACCGAGCGAGACGACCGCGGCAGTGGAGCCTGCCGACGGCCCCGTCGTGGCGAGACGACCGCAGATTTCCGGCGATGCGGCTGCCGTCGACACGGGCGTATCACGACCGCAGACGCATGCGATTGAGCAATGCGCCGTTCCGGCCCAAACGTTCCAGATGGGCGACCCCTTCGGCGACGGCAAACCGGGCGACGGTGAGCATTTCGTGCACGACGTCACGCTTCGCGAGTTCACCATCGACGCGACCGCGGTGACCAACGCCGACTTCGCCGCCTTTGTCGACGCAACCGGGTATCGCACCGAGGCGGAACGCTACGAGTTCTCTGCGGTATTTCATCTGTCGATTGCCGCCCCGCGCACTGATGTACTCGAACCAGTGCGAGGCACGCCCTGGTGGCACGGCGTACGTGGAGCGGACTGGCGGCATCCGGGAGGGCGGCTCTCTGACCTCGACGGGCTGAACGACCACCCCGTCGTGCACGTGTCTTGGAATGACGCCATGGCCTACTGCCGATGGGCCAGCCGCCGACTCCCGACCGAGGCGGAGTGGGAGTGCGCCGCGCGCGGAGGGGCGCACGGCCAACGCTTCCCCTGGGGCAATGAGCTCCTGAGCGGCCTGGGCCGCTGGCAATGCAACATCTGGCAGGGTGACTTTCCCCGGCACAATACGCTGGCCGATGGATGGCTCACCACAGCGCCCGCACGCAGCTTTCGCCCCAACGGTTACGGACTCTGGCAAGCCGTCGGCAACGTCTGGGAATGGTGCTCCGACTGGTTCAGCGCCGAGGCCTACCTCTCCCACGACCCTCTCAACCCGCGGGGGCCCGCCCGCGGCACCGGCCGAGTGCTGCGCGGCGGCTCATTCCTCTGCCACGACTCCTACTGCAATCGCTACCGCAGCGCGGCCCGCTCTTCGAACACCGCAGACTCCTCAATGTCGAACAGCGGATTTCGCACCGTGGCGCTCCCCGCCGACTGAAAGCGTCGTGATGGGATCTCGCCGTGCTAGCGGCGCAGTTCCAACGTGCAGCACTTCACGCCGCCACCGCCGAGCAGCAGCTCCGACAGATCGACTCCGATCGGGTTGTAGCCGCGGGCGCGCAGCTCGCGCTCGAAGTCCTTCGCACGCGAGGCGATGACCACGTTGTAACCGTCAGAGAAGGAGTTGAGGCCGAGGATTGCAGCGTCGGCTTCGGTGGCGATCACGGCATCCGGAAAACGATCGCGCAGAATCATGAGGCTCGGCTCGTCGAACGCACTCGGCAGGTAGGCGATGTTGGTGTCGTCGAGCACCGCGAGCGCGGTGTCGAGGTGATAGAAGCTGGGGTTGATCAGGGTGAGAGTGATCACCTGGCGCCCGAAAATCGACGCAATCTCTTCATGACTGTTCGAGGCGGTGCGAAAGCCGGTGCCGGCCAGAATCACGCCGTCGACGAGCAGAAAATCGCCCTCGCCCTCGTTGACCTCGACCGGCTCGCGCACATCAAAACCGGCCTGGCCGAACCAGTCCATGTAGGCCGGACCCTCCGGCTGACGTTGCGGGAAGGTGAACTTTGCGCCATACGCGATGCCGTCGATGACGAAGCCGCCATTCGCGGCATAGACCATGTCGGGCAGTCCGTCGATCGGGTCGATCAGGCGCACGTCGAAGCCGAGCCCCACGTAGGTGTCATACAGCGTTTCCCACTGCTTCACGGCGAGGCTGGTATCGGTCGGCAGCGAGGGGTCCATGTAGGGGTTGATTCGGTAGACCACCGTGAAATACTCTGGCTTGCACATGAGCACAGTGCGGGTGACGGGCGTGCGCTGCGGAACAGCCATCGCGGCAGATTCGTTGAGGGCGGTTGACATGGGAACTCCTTCATCGTGGTTCTGCCCGGCGGATGCCGTCGGTACAGTCCCGAGGGATGGCGGACCAGGTCGCTCACGAGAGCCCGTCGCAGAATATGAATCTCACGCGACGAGACGCCAAGTTCAGTTTGGCACGACACGATTCAACACTTCATGCTGAATTGCGCAAATATTCTGCGCACCTTCCCCCCTTGGCGCAATTATCTACCGTAGACTCGGGCAATGGACAACCTCGACCGCGGCATTCTTGACCTTCTCCGCCAGAATGCGCGTGCCGGATACGGCGACATCGGCTCGGTCGTCGGCCTGTCGGCGTCAGCGGTAAAGCGCCGCGTCGACCGCCTGGTCTCCGACGGTGTGATCCGTGGCTTCACGATTCAGGTCGACCCGGCCGTCGACGGCATGGCCACCGAGGCCTACGTCGAGTTGTTCTGCCGCGGCACCGTGGCGCCCGACGAATTGCTGCGCATCCTCTCGAGTGTGCCCGAGGTCGTCGACGCCGGCACCGTCACGGGCAGCGCTGACGCGATGGTGCATATCCGGGCTCGCGACATTCCGAGCCTCGAGGACGCCCTCGAGCGAGTCCGCCAGGCACCCAATGTCGACCACACTCGAAGCGCCATCGTTCTGTCACGCCTGATTCACCGCTCTGGAGCGTAACCCAGACCGGCGCACGCCACGGTCAGGTCGCGATCACGGCCGGTTTCTGCAGCGCGGGCGCCAGCAGGTGGATCAGGGCGACGGCCGCGACCGACCCGGCGCACAGGATGCCGGCGAGCACGACGACTTGAAACCGTCCCGCTTCCAGCGGTGAGGCCCCACCGAAAATCGCGCCGACGAACGCGCCGGGAAGCGTGACCAGCCCGGTGGTCTTGGTCTGATCCGTTGACGGGATCATGGCGAAATGGATGGCGCGCCGGGCCAGGTCTCGCGTCGCTTGACGCGGCCGCGCGCCAAGCGCCAGCCAGCCCTCGACCTCATCCCAATGCTCCCCGACCGCCTCATTGAACCGGCGACCGGCGATCGTGGCGATCGACATGGCGTTGCCGATGATGATGCCGCCATAGGCCAGCACGTAACGGGGCGAAAATTCGATCGACCCCGTCGCGAACACAATCACCAGGGCAAGAAGCACCCCGGCACCCATCGCCGCGGCCATGCCTGCGAGGCGGCCCCACGACATGCCGATTCGACGGGTGGCGGTTGTCACCGCCGCACAGAACATCACCACCAATCCCACGCCCACCCAGAGTGGGCTCGAAATAATTCCGCCCAGGATGAGGCTGATCGCCGCCAGCTGGAGGATTCCACGCAGCAGTGCCCACGCCGGCGCATACGGTCGGGGGGTACGGTAGCCCCGCAACACCACGACGACGACGAGAATCAGCAGGGTCAGGCCGAGCAGAGTGGGCAGCAGCCCCGCGAGCTGGGACTGCGTGCCGGACGGGAGGATCATGAGATGAGACTACCGAGAGCGGGGCATACCCACCGCACGGATGCGACCAATCAACACCACCCCTCGCCAGGCCACTCGATTCGCTGTCACACTGGGCTCCTCGGCCCCACCGCAGGTTTCAGAACACCGAACAGGACAGCCATGACCGACAGTGCAGATCCAACCAACGCCTCCGCGGCCGACACCCCACCGCGATCAGATCTCGCCGGCTGGAGCCGCGCCCCATTCTCGGCCGTCGGACTCAGCTACGACTGCTTTGAGAAAGGGAGCGGACCCGGCGTGGTCCTGATCCCTGAGATCCCGGGCATCACCCCCGAGGTTCTCGCGCTGGCCGATCATCTCGTCAGCAGTGGTTTCACCGTTGTCGTGCCGTCCCTGTTCGGCACCCCCGGCGGGCCCAGCAACGGTGCCGCTATCGCCCGAGTGATCGGGCGACTCTGCGTCGCAGCGGAATTCCGTGCCTTCGCCCTGGATGCCCGGCGCCCGATCACCGCCTACCTCCGGGCCGTTGCGGCCGATCTGGCCTCCCGCACGCCAGGTCCCGGCGTCGGCGTCATCGGCATGTGTTTCACCGGAGGGTTCGCTCTGGCCACCGCAGTGGATGATGTCGTTCTGGCTCCTGTTCTCAGCCAGCCGGCGGTGCCCTTTCCAGTCGGGCGCGCCCGACAGATCGACCCGGGACTCAGCACAGCCGAGCTGGATCGGATCGCAGCCCGCACCACGAGCGACAATCTCTGTGTTCTCGGCCTGCGCTTCAGCGAGGATTCCAGTTCGCCGCGCGGTCGATTCGACACTCTCTCGGCACGCCTCGGCGATGCATTTGAGGTCATCGAACTCGATTCCTCCGCGGGCAATAGTGCGGGTTTCCCGAAGACCGCGCACTCGGTGCTCACCACCGAGATGCGCGAGACGCCCGGTCACCCGACGCTCGCCGCCCGCCAGCGGGTGGTCGAGTTTCTCACGGAACGCCTCAGCGAACCCCACCGCTGATCGAGCTCCCACCGCTGATCGAGCTCCCACCGCCGATCGAGCTCCCACCGCTGATCGAGCTCCCACCGCTGATCGAGCTCCCACCGCTGATCGAGCTCGTCGAGATCCCGCGACCCAGCCTCGAACCCGGGAACCAGGGTCTCGACACGCTCGACCAACGGGTCGTCGATCGACCCCAGCCTCGAAACCCGGGAACCAGGGTCTCGACACGCTCGACCAACGAAACCAGCGCCCCCACCGCTGATCGAGCCTGTCGAGATCCCGCCTCGACACGGGCTCGCCCGCCTCGATCACCGAGACGGGCGCGCTTCCAGCCTGACGCTCAGTCCAGGTCAGCGTCCTCGCGAGTACGACCGACCGGCTCCAGCTTCGTTCCGCGCGCGTGCAGGATGTCGCCGATGAACCAGTCATAGAGCAACACGCCGATGATCCCACCGATGAGGGGCCCGACGATTGGAACCCAGAAATACCAACTGAATGCCCCGGTGACGGTTCCCGGCATTGCCACATCACCCCAACCGGCGGCCCACGCGAAGAGACGCGGTCCGAGGTCACGGGCCGGGTTGATCGCGTATCCGGCGTTTGCGCCATAGGACATGCCGATGGCGGCGATGGCGAGGCCGATCACGAGGGGGCCGAGGTTCGCCTTTACCGCGGTGTTGCGCATGTCGATGATCGCGACGATGAAGATCAGCAGGAACGCGGTGCCCACGATCTGGTCGATCAGGGGGCCGACCATGTTGCCCTCGAAATACTTGGCGGGGAAGGTCGCGAAGATCGAGAACGTCGTGAGGCCTCCGGCCGCATCACGCGCGACACCGACCGCCTTGTTATACGCGTCGATTGCGTTGTAGTAAACGAGGTAGACCAGTGCGGCACCCACGAATGCGCCCAGAACCTGCGCGAGCATATACGGCCCGACCTTTTTCCAGGCGAACTTGCGTCGTAGCGCAAATGCCAGGGTGACAGCGGGGTTCAGGTGAGCCCCACTCACGCCACCGGCGATGTAGATGGCGAGCATCACGGCGAACGCCCAACCCCAGGTGATCAGCAGCCAGTCACCGGCCGCATCGAAGATCGTTGTCGCGCTGGATGTACGGCCTGACCCGGGCAATGCCGCAACCGCCATTGCCACGACACCATCACCGAAGGCGATGATCACAAACGTGCCGAGGAATTCCGCGAGGCATTCCCCCCACGTTCCACCGAGTCTTTTCAGACCGCTTCCGTTTCGAACCGCGTTTCGCAATGGCGTAATGTCGCTCATCAGGGCGCCTCCTTGGGGGAATTGACCTCTGGGCCACAGAAGATGCGGAAGCACCGCTGCGATGCAGAGGCTAGCTGAACCAGAAGCTACGCCCGCGCCTGACGTTTCACAATCCCCTGAGCGCGCCCGCGCACGGAATGCGACGTCAGGAGCGCCTGCCGCCGGCGGGTTCAGACCGCCGACGGCCTGCGGACGGCGCAGTTCGCGCCCGCTCGATCAGGTCACGCGGACTGAATCAGATCACACCATCCGACAGCGTGCTCGGGTTTCCGAATCGGTGCGCGGTGATCGAAATGGCCTGCTCGCGGAGGAACGGCAGCACCTCTACCCGACCGGCCTGGGTGACAGGGTGGGAGTACACCGCAATGTCGGGGCTACCCCCGAGAGCCGCAAGCAGAGCGGATGCGCCGGCCTCGGCCCCCGCGAAACGGTCACCGCCGATCAGCCGCACACGGCTCGTCGTGATCTGGCCGCTCGCGGCGCGCTGCAGCCACTCCGCATCGCTCTCGACGGTCACCGGGATCTCGCTCGCGTCGAGCAGGTCACGTACCGCCGGCGGGATCGGAATCGCACTCGATACGACGAACCGTGAGCCAGACAGCGTCGCCGCCGCGATCACGCGCAGCAGGTGTCCAAGAGTGCCGTCTTCGCCGAGCCGTACCGTGACCGGGAGCGGCAGATAACGGAACAGGTTGCGCTCGAGGCCGACAGCCGAGGCATCCTTCACCGTATTGAACTCCTCACGCCAGGCGATGGCGTCACTGAGGGCCGAGCGACGCAGAATGTCGAAGTCGCCGTAGTCGAGCGAACTCTGCGACGCCTCGATCAGGTGGGTCACACGCTGCTCAAGACCGCGCAGGTGCAGGGTTGAACTGTTCTTGCCGGGATCGGTGACCCAGCTGCCGAGACCATAGAGGTAGTTCGGTCCGCCCGCCTTCGTGCCGGCTCCCACCGAGGAACGCTTCCAGCCACCGAACGGCTGGCGCTCGACGATCGCCCCCGTGATTCCACGGTTCACATAGAGGTTTCCGGCCTCAACCGTCGCAAGCCACTCGGTCAACTCGTCGGCGTCGAGCGACTGCAGACCGGCCGTGAGGCCGTAGTCGACGGCATTCTGGAAGCGAATCGCCTCCTCCAGCGTGCGTGCACGCATAATCCCGAGCACGGGTCCGAAGAATTCGGTGAGGTGAAAATATGAGCCGGGGGCCACCCCGGTGCGGATGCCGGGCGACCACAGCGTGCCGCTGTCGTCGAGCTGCTTCGGCTCGACCAACCACTGCTCGCCGATGCCGAGCGTGGTCAGGGCGTGCAACAGTTTTCCGTTGGCAGGCTCGATGATCGGGCCCATCTGGGTGGCGGGGTCGGCCGGGTAGCCGACCTGCATCGAGGTTGCGGCATCCACCAGCTGTCGGGTGAATCGCTCGGATCTACCCACTGAACCGACGAGAATCACCAGGCTGGCCGCCGAGCACTTCTGGCCCGCGTGCCCGAACGCGCTCTTGATGACGTCGGCTGCGGCGAGGTCGAGGTCGGCGCTTGGCGTGACGATGATGGCGTTCTTCCCGCTCGTCTCGGCGAGGAGGGGCAGGTCGCTGCGGAACGAACGAAACAACTGCGCGGTCTCGTAGCCACCGGTCAGGATGACTCGCTCGACGGCGGGGTGCGAGATCAGCTGGGTGCCGAGGTCGCGGTTGCCCAGGTCGACGAGCGCGAGGACCTCACGCGGCACTCCGGCCTCCCAGAGCGCCTCGACCATGATCGCGCCGGAACGCTGGGCCAGTTTGGCGGGCTTGATGATGACGCCGGCGCCCGCGGCAAGCGCCGAGAGCACCGACCCGGCCGGAATGGCGACGGGGAAGTTCCACGGCGGGGTGACGACGATGAGCTTGGACGGCACGAAGATGGCACCCTGCACGGCGTCGAGGTCCTTGGCCCGTTCGGCGTAATAGTGTGCGAAGTCGATCGCCTCGCTGATCTCGGGGTCCGACTCAGCGATGGTCTTACCGGTCTCGGAGGCCATCACTTCGATCAAGCGACCACGGTTCGCGGCGAGAGCCTGCCCGGCGCGGTGCAGCACGGCGGCGCGCTCGGCACCGGTCTTCTGTCCCCAGGCGGTGCCGGCCGCCACGACGGTGTCGATGATCCGGTCCAGCGCCTCGGGCTCCTCGACTCGGGCGGCCGCGATCACATCGCAACCGAGCGTGCTGACGTCGACCCGGGCCAGGATGCTCCGCCCCCAGGCGCGGTTGGCGGGAAGAGACGGGTCGGTGTCGGGTTCGTTGCTGAATGCCGACCCGCCGCGCGGCACGATCCCGCTCGATCCGCGGGTGAGGCCGAGCACTGCGGCGGTGAGCTGCGGGTCGGCGGAGTCGGCGGCGGATCGGGTGAAGGAGGCTGCGGCATCCGCTTCCGAATCCGTTCCCGCACCGGGGTTGGCCGCGACGCGGTTGGTTTTCGCTTGCTCGGCCTGCTCGGCCCGGTTCTGACCGCGGTTCGGTCCGGGCACGGTGAGCGGGTCGGCGTCGAGTACGGCCAACGAGGCCAGGAAGCGTTCCTTCTCACGTTCGAACAGCTCCGGTGAGCTGGTCAGTTCGAACACGGCCGACATGAAGTTCTCTGAGCTGGCGTTCTCTTCGAGGCGGCGGATCAGGTAGCTGATCGCCACGTCGAATTCGGCCGGGTTGACCACCGGCGTGTAGAGCAGCAGGCGTCCGACATCGCGACTCACGGCCTCGGCCTGGGCCGCGGCCATGCCGAGCAGCATCTCAAACTCCACCCGATCGGCGACACCGCGGCGCTCGGAGAGCAGATGTGCGTAGGCCACATCGAAGAGGTTGTGTCCGGCGACCCCGAGGGCAACGGCATCCGTGTTTTCGGGGGTCATCGCCCAGTTGAGCACACGCTTGTAGTTGGTATCGCTGTCTTGCTTGGTCGAATAGGTGGCGAGCGGCCAGCCGTGCACCGCGGAATCGACGTGTTCCATGGCCAGGTTGGCACCCTTGACGATGCGCACCTTGATAGGGGCTCCCCCGGCTGCACGGCGCTTCTTCGCCCAGGCGGTCAGGCCCTGCAGCGCGCCAAGCGCGTCGGGCAGGTACGCCTGCAGCACGATTCCGGCCTCGAGGGTGGTCAGGTCCGGCTGATCGAGGATGCCCTCGAACACCGCGATGGTGAGGTCGAGGTCGCGGTACTCCTCCATGTCGAGGTTGATGAACTTGGGCGTCGGCGAGGCTGCGGCCAGACGGAACAGCGGGGTCAGGCGTTCGATCACACGCGCGACGGCTTCGTCGAACGACCACATCGAAAGCTGGCTGGCGATGGCCGACACCTTGATTGACACGTAGTCGACATCGTCTCGAGCCAGCAGCTCGCGTGTGCCCTCGAGGCGTCGCAGCGCCTCTTTCTCACCCAGCACGGCTTCGCCGAGCAGGTTGATGTTGAGACGGTTTCCGGATGCGCGCAGTTGGGCGATCGCCGGGCCGAGCTTGGCGGGCGTCGCGTCGACGACCAGGTGACCGACCATCTGGCGCAGCACGGCGCGTGCCGCCGGAATCACGACCCACGGCAGCACGGGGCCGAGCACTCCGCCGGCACCGATGGCCCCTCGCATGTAGGTGGGGAGGAATCCCGGCGCCTTCTTCGCCACGCGCTGCAGGTTGTACCCGGCGACCATGACGTCTTCCGGGCGCATCACGCCGTCAACGAACCCCACGGTGAAATCGAGTCCGTTCGGGTCTTTCAGTACCCCGGCCAGGCGCTCGGCCGACACGTCGACTGGAATCTCGGTGCTCGTGGCCA from Leifsonia psychrotolerans encodes:
- a CDS encoding Dyp-type peroxidase; this encodes MANDQDASPGRGGLSRRRLLLGGAVAGVGAVTAIAADLALRPPAPSASGGVATEPAAESAAATSDSGSAASESLHGGNTVPFYGRHQAGIATEPQAHVTYVSLTLLDHVDRAALTRLMRLLTDDAARLTQGRPALADSEPELGTAPARLTVTFGFGPGFIARAGGVAPDWLGPLPPFGIDRLDPAWAEGDLLIQVASDDALTRAHAIRMLLKDTRTFASVGWTQAGFRRARGTEQSGTTMRNLFGQVDGTVNLTPGTDDFDELVWCPDGWLAGGTSLVLRRIQMNLDTWDRLDRGGREQSVGRFLSNGAPLTGSGEHDEPDFTATTPIGFPVIPEFSHLARARSENAKERIFRRGYNYDETPLGGSVSNSGLLFASFQADVTAQFVPIQRRLDELDLLNEWTTPIGSSVFAVPPGCAEGGFVGETLLG
- a CDS encoding MIP/aquaporin family protein, coding for MSDITPLRNAVRNGSGLKRLGGTWGECLAEFLGTFVIIAFGDGVVAMAVAALPGSGRTSSATTIFDAAGDWLLITWGWAFAVMLAIYIAGGVSGAHLNPAVTLAFALRRKFAWKKVGPYMLAQVLGAFVGAALVYLVYYNAIDAYNKAVGVARDAAGGLTTFSIFATFPAKYFEGNMVGPLIDQIVGTAFLLIFIVAIIDMRNTAVKANLGPLVIGLAIAAIGMSYGANAGYAINPARDLGPRLFAWAAGWGDVAMPGTVTGAFSWYFWVPIVGPLIGGIIGVLLYDWFIGDILHARGTKLEPVGRTREDADLD
- a CDS encoding formylglycine-generating enzyme family protein; translation: MTESTRPPRDPQDGDGCACQPPRHSEPSETTAAVEPADGPVVARRPQISGDAAAVDTGVSRPQTHAIEQCAVPAQTFQMGDPFGDGKPGDGEHFVHDVTLREFTIDATAVTNADFAAFVDATGYRTEAERYEFSAVFHLSIAAPRTDVLEPVRGTPWWHGVRGADWRHPGGRLSDLDGLNDHPVVHVSWNDAMAYCRWASRRLPTEAEWECAARGGAHGQRFPWGNELLSGLGRWQCNIWQGDFPRHNTLADGWLTTAPARSFRPNGYGLWQAVGNVWEWCSDWFSAEAYLSHDPLNPRGPARGTGRVLRGGSFLCHDSYCNRYRSAARSSNTADSSMSNSGFRTVALPAD
- a CDS encoding FadR/GntR family transcriptional regulator, giving the protein MPAEPRAWELVLRHIEREMLDGALQPGDHLPPERTLAIELGVGRSSVREAVRVLEGFGLIRTQTGSGPRAGAIIIATPQGGMSALMRLQVAAQGFAVTDIVKTRLLLETQIVRGLADAVAPAALDAARLLLVAMDDPALSPAGFLALDAQFHVALAEASGNQVVTAIMAGLRDSVESYALAGLPALPDWRATAARLRSEHHHIVDAIDARDAASAGIRIHDHISGYYAETHLTGRLPDQLKESRPW
- a CDS encoding Lrp/AsnC family transcriptional regulator, with the protein product MDNLDRGILDLLRQNARAGYGDIGSVVGLSASAVKRRVDRLVSDGVIRGFTIQVDPAVDGMATEAYVELFCRGTVAPDELLRILSSVPEVVDAGTVTGSADAMVHIRARDIPSLEDALERVRQAPNVDHTRSAIVLSRLIHRSGA
- the ddaH gene encoding dimethylargininase encodes the protein MSTALNESAAMAVPQRTPVTRTVLMCKPEYFTVVYRINPYMDPSLPTDTSLAVKQWETLYDTYVGLGFDVRLIDPIDGLPDMVYAANGGFVIDGIAYGAKFTFPQRQPEGPAYMDWFGQAGFDVREPVEVNEGEGDFLLVDGVILAGTGFRTASNSHEEIASIFGRQVITLTLINPSFYHLDTALAVLDDTNIAYLPSAFDEPSLMILRDRFPDAVIATEADAAILGLNSFSDGYNVVIASRAKDFERELRARGYNPIGVDLSELLLGGGGVKCCTLELRR
- a CDS encoding dienelactone hydrolase family protein, encoding MTDSADPTNASAADTPPRSDLAGWSRAPFSAVGLSYDCFEKGSGPGVVLIPEIPGITPEVLALADHLVSSGFTVVVPSLFGTPGGPSNGAAIARVIGRLCVAAEFRAFALDARRPITAYLRAVAADLASRTPGPGVGVIGMCFTGGFALATAVDDVVLAPVLSQPAVPFPVGRARQIDPGLSTAELDRIAARTTSDNLCVLGLRFSEDSSSPRGRFDTLSARLGDAFEVIELDSSAGNSAGFPKTAHSVLTTEMRETPGHPTLAARQRVVEFLTERLSEPHR
- a CDS encoding ABC transporter permease — translated: MILPSGTQSQLAGLLPTLLGLTLLILVVVVVLRGYRTPRPYAPAWALLRGILQLAAISLILGGIISSPLWVGVGLVVMFCAAVTTATRRIGMSWGRLAGMAAAMGAGVLLALVIVFATGSIEFSPRYVLAYGGIIIGNAMSIATIAGRRFNEAVGEHWDEVEGWLALGARPRQATRDLARRAIHFAMIPSTDQTKTTGLVTLPGAFVGAIFGGASPLEAGRFQVVVLAGILCAGSVAAVALIHLLAPALQKPAVIAT